The following proteins are encoded in a genomic region of Nocardioides sp. cx-173:
- a CDS encoding ABC transporter substrate-binding protein, which produces MRIVSLLPATTEILFALGAGDAVVGVTFECDFPREARTRRVVSSSAMPAGLTPAEIDAFVSEAVARGEDLYRLDAGALAGLDADLVVTQDLCAVCAVDVSVVDDALAHLGCTADVLTHDPHTLEDVLDSVLVLGKATGHEGEADALVTSLRDRLAAVRAGVPAGPRPRVALLEWTDPPFAPGHWIPEMIEAAGGEVALGTAGANSVRVTWQAVHDARPDVVIVAPCGYDLDGAQALADELVTRGVLPPGVPVHAVDADASWARPAPRLVDGVEELARLLRAPH; this is translated from the coding sequence GTGCGCATCGTGTCGCTGTTGCCCGCCACTACCGAGATCCTCTTCGCCCTGGGCGCGGGGGACGCTGTGGTCGGCGTGACCTTTGAGTGCGACTTCCCACGCGAGGCCCGGACGCGTCGGGTCGTGTCGAGCTCCGCGATGCCGGCGGGCCTGACCCCGGCGGAGATCGACGCGTTCGTGTCGGAGGCGGTGGCGCGCGGGGAGGACCTGTACCGCCTCGACGCGGGCGCCCTCGCCGGCCTGGACGCCGACCTGGTCGTCACCCAGGACCTGTGCGCGGTCTGCGCGGTCGACGTCTCGGTCGTGGACGACGCGCTCGCGCACCTGGGCTGTACGGCGGACGTGCTGACGCACGACCCGCACACGCTGGAGGACGTGCTCGACTCGGTCCTGGTGCTCGGCAAGGCCACCGGCCACGAGGGCGAGGCCGACGCGCTGGTCACGTCGCTGCGAGACCGGCTGGCGGCGGTGCGCGCCGGCGTACCCGCCGGGCCGCGACCGCGCGTCGCCCTGCTGGAGTGGACCGACCCGCCGTTCGCTCCGGGCCACTGGATCCCGGAGATGATCGAGGCCGCGGGTGGCGAGGTCGCCCTCGGCACCGCGGGGGCGAATTCCGTGCGCGTCACCTGGCAGGCCGTCCACGACGCCCGCCCCGACGTCGTCATCGTCGCGCCCTGCGGCTACGACCTCGACGGAGCCCAGGCCCTCGCCGACGAGCTGGTCACCAGGGGCGTCCTGCCGCCCGGCGTACCCGTGCACGCCGTCGACGCCGACGCCTCTTGGGCGCGCCCGGCCCCGCGACTGGTCGACGGCGTCGAGGAGCTCGCCCGACTGCTCCGCGCACCCCACTGA
- a CDS encoding AzlC family ABC transporter permease, whose product MNEAFRRGVRLGVPFSLAGFLISLSFGVLAVRSGFTPLQAIVMSAVVHAGSAQFAGLSIVDAGGGALPGVLAGSLMNARFLAMGIAIAPSLTGGPLRRAVEAQAVVDPSWALANQGDGTFDRWQLIGSTVPQYVGWVSGTVVGAFAGDLLGDTDRFGLDAIFPTFFAGLLLAELRNPRARPVALTGALIALALVPFTPPGIPILAASAAALVGLRR is encoded by the coding sequence GTGAACGAGGCGTTTCGTCGGGGGGTGCGCCTGGGTGTGCCCTTCTCCCTGGCCGGCTTCCTGATCTCGCTGTCGTTCGGCGTGCTGGCGGTGCGCTCGGGCTTCACGCCGCTCCAGGCGATCGTGATGTCGGCGGTCGTCCACGCCGGCTCGGCGCAGTTCGCGGGGCTCTCCATCGTGGACGCAGGCGGCGGCGCGCTGCCCGGCGTCCTCGCCGGAAGCCTCATGAACGCCCGTTTCCTGGCCATGGGCATCGCGATCGCGCCGTCCCTGACCGGGGGACCGCTGCGCCGGGCCGTCGAGGCCCAGGCGGTCGTCGACCCGTCGTGGGCGCTCGCCAACCAGGGCGACGGGACCTTCGACCGGTGGCAGCTGATCGGCTCCACCGTGCCGCAGTACGTCGGGTGGGTCTCCGGCACCGTGGTCGGCGCCTTCGCGGGCGACCTGCTCGGCGACACCGACCGCTTCGGGCTGGACGCGATCTTCCCGACCTTCTTCGCCGGCCTGCTGCTCGCCGAGCTGCGCAACCCCCGCGCGCGCCCGGTGGCGCTCACGGGCGCCCTGATCGCGCTGGCGCTGGTGCCGTTCACGCCGCCGGGGATCCCGATCCTGGCGGCGTCCGCCGCCGCGCTGGTGGGGCTGCGCCGATGA
- a CDS encoding AzlD domain-containing protein: MTVWLLIGGMAVLTAVIKAAGPVLLGGRELPARAMGVVALMPPVLLTALVVTSTLSDGRRITVDASVVGVAAGALLLWRRCPLVLAVLVAAGVTALVRALA; encoded by the coding sequence ATGACCGTCTGGCTGCTCATCGGTGGGATGGCCGTGCTCACCGCGGTGATCAAGGCGGCGGGACCGGTCCTGCTCGGCGGGCGCGAGCTGCCGGCCCGGGCCATGGGGGTCGTGGCCCTGATGCCGCCGGTCCTGCTCACCGCGCTCGTCGTGACCTCGACCCTGTCCGACGGGCGCCGGATCACCGTGGATGCCAGTGTGGTGGGCGTCGCCGCCGGCGCGCTGCTGCTGTGGCGCCGCTGCCCCTTGGTGCTCGCCGTCCTCGTCGCGGCCGGGGTGACCGCGCTGGTCCGCGCCCTGGC